A single Saccopteryx bilineata isolate mSacBil1 chromosome 11, mSacBil1_pri_phased_curated, whole genome shotgun sequence DNA region contains:
- the LOC136315008 gene encoding monocarboxylate transporter 1, producing MPPAVGGPVGYTPPDGGWGWAVVVGAFISIGFSYAFPKSITVFFKEIEGIFNATTSEVSWISSIMLAVMYAGGPISSILVNKYGSRPVMIAGGCLSGSGLVAASFCNSVQELYVCIGVIGGLGLAFNLNPALTMIGKYFYKKRPLANGLAMAGSPVFLCTLAPLNQAFFDIFGWRGSFLILGGFLLNCCVAGSLMRPIGPPPATAEKYRAKETFQEAGKSDGKKVSGDANTDLIGGHPKKEKQSVFQTINKFLDFSLFTHRGFLLYLSGNVLMFFGLFAPLVFLSSYGKSQHYSNEKSAFLLSILAFVDMVARPSMGLVANTKWIRPRIQYFFAAAVIANGVCHLLVPLSTSYVGFCIYAGVFGFAFGWLSSVLFETLMDLIGPQKFSSAVGLVTIVECCPVLLGPPLLGRLNDMYGDYKYTYWACGIVLIVAGIYLFIGMGINYRLVEREQKAERQQRKESKEEETGLDFEKPKREADTAEPPEQKGPEGSPREEESPV from the exons ATGCCACCAGCAGTTGGAGGTCCAGTTGGATACACCCCCCCAGATGGAGGCTGGGGATGGGCAGTGGTAGTTGGGGCTTTCATTTCCATTGGCTTCTCTTATGCATTTCCCAAGTCCATCACTGTGTTCTTCAAAGAAATTGAAGGAATATTCAATGCCACCACCAGTGAAGTGTCATGGATATCCTCCATCATGTTGGCTGTCATGTATGCTGGGG GTCCTATCAGCAGTATCCTGGTGAATAAATATGGCAGTCGACCAGTCATGATTGCTGGCGGCTGCTTGTCAGGCTCTGGCTTGGTTGCAGCCTCTTTCTGCAACAGTGTACAGGAACTTTACGTGTGTATTGGAGTCATTGGAG gtCTTGGGCTTGCCTTCAACTTGAATCCAGCTCTGACCATGATTGGCAAGTATTTCTACAAAAAGCGGCCGCTGGCAAATGGACTGGCCATGGCAGGCAGCCCTGTGTTCCTCTGTACCCTGGCCCCCCTCAATCAAGCTTTCTTTGATATATTTGGCTGGAGAGGAAGCTTCCTAATTCTTGGAGGCTTCCTACTGAACTGCTGTGTGGCCGGATCCCTGATGAGACCAATAGGACCCCCACCAGCCACTGCAGAGAAATATCGGGCTAAAGAAACCTTTCAGGAAGCTGGAAAATCTGATGGAAAAAAAGTGTCAGGTGATGCAAACACAGATCTCATTGGAGGACACCCAAAAAAGGAGAAACAGTCCGTCttccaaacaataaataaattcctgGACTTCTCTCTATTTACTCACAGAGGATTTTTGCTGTACCTCTCTGGAAATGTACTCATGTTTTTTGGACTATTTGCTCCTTTGGTCTTTCTCAGTAGTTATGGCAAGAGTCAGCACTACTCTAATGAGAAGtctgccttccttctttccattctgGCTTTTGTTGACATGGTAGCCAGACCATCTATGGGACTTGTAGCCAACACAAAGTGGATAAGACCTCGAATTCAGTATTTTTTTGCTGCTGCTGTTATTGCAAATGGAGTGTGTCACCTGCTGGTACCTTTGTCCACCAGCTACGTTGGGTTCTGTATTTATGCAGGAGTTTTTGGATTTGCATTTGGGTGGCTCAGCTCAGTATTGTTTGAAACACTGATGGACCTCATTGGACCCCAGAAGTTCTCCAGCGCCGTGGGATTGGTGACCATTGTGGAGTGCTGTCCCGTTCTCCTGGGGCCACCACTTTTAG GTCGTCTCAATGACATGTATGGGGACTACAAGTACACGTACTGGGCCTGTGGCATAGTTCTCATTGTCGCAGGCATCTATCTCTTCATTGGCATGGGCATCAATTATCGACTTGTGGAAAGAGAACAGAAAGCAGAGAGGCAGCAGCGAAAGGAGAGTAAAGAAGAAGAGACTGGGTTGGATTTTGAGAAACCAAAGAGAGAGGCCGACACAGCGGAACCGCCAGAGCAGAAAGGCCCGGAAGGAAgccccagagaggaggagagtCCAGTCTGA